GCGAAGCAAACGATTACCTTAATCGCATTGTGGCGAATTTCAGCCTACAAGATGCCGAACGAATTAAAGAAATCGAACGCACCACCAACCACGACGTTAAAGCTGTCGAATATTTTTTAAAAGAAAAAAGCACCGCACTTCCGGAATTAGCCGCAGTCAGCGAATTTATCCATTTTGCTTGCACCTCAGAAGATATTAACAACCTTTCCCATGCATTGATGCTCAAAACCGCGCGGGAAGAAGTCATTTTACCGGAATGGCAAAAATTAATAGACGAAATCACCCGTCTAGCAAACGAATACAAATCCATTCCGTTGCTTTCTCGTACGCACGGACAACCGGCATCACCAACTACCGTTGGTAAAGAAATGGCGAACGTTGTCTATCGTCTAAAACGCCAATTCAAACAACTACAACAAATTGAAATCCTTGGTAAAATTAACGGTGCGGTAGGTAACTACAATGCCCATTTATCCGCCTATCCAGAAATTGACTGGCACGCATTCAGCGAAGAATTTGTCACCTCTTTAGGCATCACTTGGAACCCGTACACCACTCAAATCGAACCGCATGATTATATCGCCGAATTGTTCGACAATGTGGCTCGTTTTAACACCATCATCATCGATTTTGACCGTGATTTATGGGGTTATATCGCCTTAAATCATTTCAAACAGCGTACTATCGCCGGCGAAATTGGCTCCTCAACCATGCCACACAAAGTCAACCCAATCGATTTTGAAAACTCCGAAGGCAACTTGGGACTTGCCAACGCCATCATGTCCCATTTAGGCGCCAAATTACCAATTTCCCGTTGGCAACGCGATTTAACCGATTCCACCGTATTACGCAACCTCGGCGTCGGTTTAGGCTATTGCTTAATTGCCTACGCTGCCACCCGCAAAGGCATCAGCAAATTGGAAGTCAACGAAGCACATTTGCGTGATGAATTGAACCAAAACTGGGAAGTGTTAGCGGAGCCAATCCAAACCGTGATGCGTCGTTATGGTATTGAAAAACCTTATGAAAAATTAAAAGAGTTAACTCGTGGGAAACGTGTTGATGAACAAGCGATGCGCAAATTTATCGAAAAATTAGACATTCCGGCTGCGGAAAAAGTACGTCTTCAACAACTTACTCCGGCAACCTACATCGGCGCCGCCATTGAGTTAGTTGAAAAACTTTAATTTTTTCTACCGCACTTTTCGCGCGGCAGACTTACAATAAAAAGAAACCCCGTTAACTTATCTTAACGGGGTTTTGTTTTACACCAAAATAGGTTTACGCTTTGCGCGTATGATTCACTTGAGTTAACAACGTTTGTACC
This sequence is a window from [Pasteurella] mairii. Protein-coding genes within it:
- the purB_1 gene encoding adenylosuccinate lyase, whose product is MQLNALTALSPIDGRYQDKASALRSIFSEFGLLKFRVTVEVRWLQKLAATAQIAEVPALSGEANDYLNRIVANFSLQDAERIKEIERTTNHDVKAVEYFLKEKSTALPELAAVSEFIHFACTSEDINNLSHALMLKTAREEVILPEWQKLIDEITRLANEYKSIPLLSRTHGQPASPTTVGKEMANVVYRLKRQFKQLQQIEILGKINGAVGNYNAHLSAYPEIDWHAFSEEFVTSLGITWNPYTTQIEPHDYIAELFDNVARFNTIIIDFDRDLWGYIALNHFKQRTIAGEIGSSTMPHKVNPIDFENSEGNLGLANAIMSHLGAKLPISRWQRDLTDSTVLRNLGVGLGYCLIAYAATRKGISKLEVNEAHLRDELNQNWEVLAEPIQTVMRRYGIEKPYEKLKELTRGKRVDEQAMRKFIEKLDIPAAEKVRLQQLTPATYIGAAIELVEKL